One Sparus aurata chromosome 5, fSpaAur1.1, whole genome shotgun sequence genomic window carries:
- the ptgesl gene encoding prostaglandin E synthase 2 gives MAAACARTLCKVGWNILESPAARRSGTVSYLVGNVGAHGSRRAYGTGGTGVRSKLLSSLRGGGGRVLGCAFLLGGGVGLYQTVKYSVQQHLAEEESKVSGGDLKLTLYQYKTCPFCSKVRAFLDYHGLPYEIVEVNPVMRQEIKWSTYRKVPILMVDSDVQLNDSSVIISSLKTYLICNDKSVTDILRCYPELKSVNSSGKEVTEYSNKYWLMLSEAEAAVVYPEKGMQKEERKWREWADDWLVHLISPNVYRTPSEAMAAFDYIVREGKFGTYEGFFAKYVGAAAMYLISKRLKSRHKLQDDVRQDLYKAVNEWVAAIGKKRKFMGGDQPNLADLAVYGVLRVMEGLQSFDDMMANSKVKNWYRRVERASLNHEGRK, from the exons ATGGCGGCCGCCTGCGCCAGAACGCTTTGTAAGGTCGGCTGGAATATTTTGGAGTCTCCGGCCGCCCGCCGGTCCGGTACCGTCTCCTACTTGGTGGGCAATGTCGGCGCACACGGGTCAAGGAGGGCGTACGGTACCGGCGGGACCGGGGTCCGCTCCAAACTGCTGTCCTCTCTgcggggaggaggaggcagggtgCTCGGCTGTGCCTTTCTGCTCGGTGGAGGTGTGGGTTTATATCAGACTGTGAAGTACAGTGTCCAGCAGCACCTGGCCGAGGAAGAGAGCAAG GTGTCAGGAGGAGATCTGAAGTTGACTCTATACCAGTACAAGACTTGCCCCTTCTGCAGCAAGGTGCGAGCGTTTCTGGACTACCATGGGCTGCCGTATGAGATCGTGGAGGTGAACCCGGTGATGAGGCAGGAGATCAAGTGGTCGACCTACAGAAAGGTTCCCATCCTGATGGTGGATAGCGATGTG CAACTAAATGACTCGTCCGTCATCATCAGCAGCCTCAAGACATATTTAATCTGCAA TGACAAAAGTGTCACTGACATCCTTCGCTGCTACCCGGAGTTGAAGTCGGTGAACAGCAGTGGGAAGGAGGTGACAGAGTACTCCAACAAGTACTGGTTGATGCTGAGCGAGGCCGAGGCCGCGGTGGTTTACCCCGAGAAGGGAATGCAGAA agaggagaggaagtggcGAGAGTGGGCCGATGACTGGCTTGTGCATCTTATATCTCCCAACGTGTACCGAACCCCCAGCGAGGCCATGGCCGCCTTCGACTACATCGTACGCGAGGGCAAGTTTGGTACTTACGAAGGTTTCTTTGCTAAGTATGTTGGAGCAGCGGCCATGTATCTCATctccaaaagactgaaaagtcG acacaaactgCAGGACGATGTCAGGCAGGATCTCTACAAAGCTGTCAATGAGTGGGTGGCAGCCATCGGCAAGAAGAGGAAGTTCATGGGTGGAGATCAACCCAACCTGGCAGACCTG GCAGTGTATGGCGTCCTCAGAGTGATGGAGGGCCTGCAGTCGTTTGACGACATGATGGCAAACTCCAAGGTCAAAAACTGGTACAGACGCGTGGAGAGGGCGTCGCTCAACCACGAGGGCCGCAAGTGA